A window of Aeromicrobium sp. Root236 contains these coding sequences:
- a CDS encoding metal-sensitive transcriptional regulator, which translates to MMAHDHEARGYDDKKADYLKRLRRIEGQARGLQRMVEEDQYCIDILTQVSAMTKALQSVSLGLLDDHLSHCVVDAARAGGAESDAKIREASDAIARLVRS; encoded by the coding sequence ATGATGGCGCACGACCACGAAGCACGCGGCTACGACGACAAGAAGGCCGACTACCTCAAGCGGCTCCGCCGCATCGAGGGGCAGGCGCGCGGCTTGCAGCGCATGGTCGAGGAGGACCAGTACTGCATCGACATCCTGACCCAGGTCTCGGCGATGACGAAGGCTCTCCAGTCCGTCTCGCTGGGCCTGCTCGACGACCACCTGAGCCACTGTGTCGTCGACGCCGCCCGAGCGGGCGGCGCCGAGTCGGACGCCAAGATCCGCGAGGCCTCCGACGCCATCGCGCGCCTCGTCCGCAGCTGA
- a CDS encoding TetR/AcrR family transcriptional regulator, protein MNAKPGRPRTLTVDQIIDSVLAEGLDSFSMPSIAARLGVVHSGLYRYVTDREDLVVQVMDRIARTAPWPGVDLPWREHLEQLGEMFWTICGQHPGYDLTALRSRNVSPGFLEMVTPHIESLQREGLDVVDATAAIEFVRTLVLTSSIEAERLRSIESRADVPDHAIPGFADPEKWTGRGWYRRHLGTWLDGLAQRVGALQPSVAERTSA, encoded by the coding sequence ATGAACGCGAAGCCCGGCAGGCCACGGACATTGACCGTCGACCAGATCATCGACTCGGTGCTGGCCGAGGGGCTCGACTCGTTCAGCATGCCGTCGATCGCGGCCCGGCTCGGCGTCGTCCACTCGGGTCTCTATCGCTACGTCACCGACCGCGAGGACCTCGTCGTCCAGGTCATGGACCGCATCGCCAGGACCGCACCCTGGCCGGGCGTGGACCTGCCGTGGCGCGAGCACCTCGAGCAGCTCGGTGAGATGTTCTGGACCATCTGCGGGCAGCACCCGGGATACGACCTCACGGCGCTGCGGTCGCGCAACGTGTCACCGGGATTCCTCGAGATGGTCACGCCGCACATCGAGTCCCTGCAACGCGAAGGGCTCGACGTCGTCGACGCCACGGCCGCCATCGAGTTCGTGCGGACCCTGGTGCTCACCTCGTCGATCGAGGCCGAGCGCCTCAGGTCCATCGAGTCCCGCGCCGATGTCCCGGACCATGCGATCCCCGGCTTCGCCGACCCCGAGAAGTGGACCGGCCGCGGCTGGTACCGCCGCCACCTCGGCACCTGGCTCGACGGCCTGGCCCAGAGGGTCGGCGCGCTCCAGCCGAGCGTTGCCGAGCGCACGTCTGCCTGA
- a CDS encoding DedA family protein, with protein sequence MTLLTALATEASSVPDSGLAGLVADIMGSIGLLGVGLVLAIETILPFLPSEVALPLAGFSAKRGDFGLVAVIVAATIGSVGGAMILYWISRVFGLERTRHVLAKIPLVTARDIDKGVAWFARNDAAAVFFGRMVPAIRSLVSIPAGVEKMSVSRFLIYTTAGSLIWNTIWISAGYQLGNNWESVEKYGNYLKYALVVAVVAAVAWFVVHKVRARRTPA encoded by the coding sequence GTGACCTTACTGACCGCCCTCGCCACCGAAGCGTCGAGCGTCCCCGACTCCGGCCTCGCCGGTCTGGTCGCCGACATCATGGGCTCGATCGGTCTGCTGGGCGTCGGGCTGGTCCTCGCGATCGAGACGATCCTGCCGTTCCTGCCGAGTGAGGTGGCGCTGCCGTTGGCGGGGTTCAGCGCCAAAAGGGGCGACTTCGGCCTGGTCGCGGTCATCGTCGCGGCCACCATCGGCTCGGTCGGCGGGGCCATGATCCTCTACTGGATCTCGCGCGTGTTCGGCCTGGAGCGTACGCGTCACGTGCTCGCCAAGATCCCGCTGGTGACGGCCCGCGACATCGACAAGGGCGTCGCCTGGTTCGCCCGCAACGACGCCGCAGCGGTGTTCTTCGGCCGGATGGTGCCGGCGATCCGCAGCCTGGTGTCGATCCCTGCCGGCGTCGAGAAGATGTCGGTCTCGCGCTTCCTGATCTACACGACCGCCGGCAGCCTCATCTGGAACACCATCTGGATCAGCGCGGGCTATCAGCTCGGCAACAACTGGGAGAGCGTCGAGAAGTACGGCAACTACCTCAAGTACGCCCTGGTGGTCGCGGTCGTCGCCGCCGTTGCGTGGTTCGTCGTCCACAAGGTGCGCGCCCGCCGTACGCCGGCTTGA
- a CDS encoding MFS transporter gives MTASPRAVPLYVGGAALSLFGNSAISIVLPWLVLTTTGSLSSAGLIAAVSAVASVPATFTAGRLIDRVGGRNVAVLADLGSAASVLGLIVVDATVGLSIPWFMVLGVAGAVFDVPGMTARQSMMAGVSTVSGTSVDKIAGLYQSGFSLALLGGPALAGVLLGVLDPIEVVWLTAACSAGAAAATALVPVQGRAANPGPSLSGGALAVIRRSPALRTMVIIAFTTSLITPPIISLLLPGHFNRIDEPDQLGLCMSAFAIGLLGASLLYARIAQASRRTAYVTAIVALTIGRWLIAPLDEFWMIAAGMLAMGAGAGLFGPIWNVYVATRVPDAVRGRVLSLMMVLGLVAGPLGLGLMALILRGGDLRLGGLLVAGCWTLIAAYAILSPGARTLTESEPEPVAQSG, from the coding sequence ATGACTGCCTCTCCTCGTGCCGTGCCGCTGTACGTCGGCGGCGCCGCACTGTCCCTGTTCGGCAACTCCGCCATCTCGATCGTCCTGCCCTGGCTCGTGCTGACCACGACCGGCAGCCTCTCCTCCGCCGGCCTGATCGCCGCGGTGTCGGCGGTCGCGTCGGTGCCCGCGACGTTCACCGCCGGCCGCCTGATCGACCGGGTCGGCGGCCGCAACGTCGCCGTGCTCGCCGACCTCGGCAGCGCCGCGTCCGTGCTGGGGCTGATCGTCGTCGACGCGACGGTCGGCCTGTCGATCCCGTGGTTCATGGTGCTGGGCGTCGCCGGCGCGGTGTTCGACGTGCCCGGGATGACCGCGCGCCAGTCGATGATGGCCGGGGTGTCCACCGTCTCGGGCACCTCGGTCGACAAGATCGCCGGGCTCTACCAGAGCGGGTTCTCGCTGGCCCTCCTCGGCGGTCCCGCGCTGGCCGGTGTGCTCCTGGGGGTGCTCGACCCCATCGAGGTGGTGTGGCTGACCGCCGCGTGCTCGGCCGGCGCCGCCGCCGCGACCGCGCTCGTGCCGGTCCAGGGTCGCGCCGCGAACCCGGGCCCCAGCCTGTCCGGCGGCGCGCTCGCGGTGATCCGCCGCTCACCCGCGCTGCGGACGATGGTGATCATCGCGTTCACGACGAGCCTCATCACCCCGCCGATCATCAGCCTCCTGCTGCCGGGTCACTTCAACCGGATCGACGAGCCCGACCAGCTCGGGCTGTGCATGTCGGCGTTCGCGATCGGCCTGCTCGGCGCGTCGCTCCTTTACGCCCGCATCGCGCAGGCCTCGCGGAGGACCGCGTACGTCACGGCGATCGTCGCTCTCACGATCGGCCGTTGGCTGATCGCCCCGCTCGACGAGTTCTGGATGATCGCCGCCGGCATGCTGGCGATGGGTGCAGGTGCCGGTCTGTTCGGCCCGATCTGGAACGTCTATGTCGCGACGCGCGTGCCCGATGCCGTACGTGGGCGCGTGCTCAGCCTGATGATGGTGCTCGGCCTGGTCGCCGGTCCGCTCGGGCTGGGGCTCATGGCCCTGATCCTTCGCGGCGGTGACCTGAGGCTCGGCGGCCTCCTGGTCGCGGGGTGCTGGACGCTCATCGCGGCGTACGCGATCCTCAGCCCGGGCGCCCGGACGCTGACCGAGTCCGAGCCCGAGCCCGTGGCCCAGAGCGGATGA
- a CDS encoding NAD-dependent epimerase/dehydratase family protein, whose translation MSTVLVLGGTSWVGGQIARDAIARGHDVTCLARGESGDVPTGATLVRADRSDPQAYDEVRGRGWDSVIDVSRQPGQVRSAVSALGSDATHWTLVSTGSVYADQSGPLTEESPVLEPLDGEVAEPEQYGEGKVACEQAVRHLRRHLIVRVGLIGGPGDRSDRLGHYAARFALAGDEPVLVPAVADQPMQVIDVRDLATWIVTCAETGATGTVHAAGERTTVGELVALSAEVAGFMGDQVLASEAWLREHDVEEWMGPRSLPLWLPASHHGMGLMDDTRALAYGLERRPLSETLRATLEDERARGLDRERRAGLSRPAELELIAELRA comes from the coding sequence ATGAGCACCGTACTCGTCCTCGGCGGCACCTCCTGGGTCGGCGGCCAGATCGCGCGTGACGCGATCGCCCGCGGCCATGACGTCACGTGCCTGGCGCGTGGTGAGTCCGGTGACGTGCCCACGGGCGCGACGCTCGTCCGGGCCGACCGCTCGGACCCTCAGGCGTACGACGAGGTCCGTGGCCGGGGGTGGGACAGCGTGATCGACGTGTCCCGTCAGCCCGGCCAGGTGCGCTCGGCGGTCAGCGCACTCGGCTCGGACGCGACGCACTGGACGCTCGTCTCGACGGGTTCGGTGTACGCCGACCAGAGCGGACCGTTGACCGAGGAGTCGCCGGTGCTCGAGCCGCTCGACGGGGAGGTGGCCGAGCCCGAGCAGTACGGCGAGGGCAAGGTCGCGTGCGAGCAGGCCGTACGACACCTGCGCCGCCACCTGATCGTGCGGGTCGGGCTGATCGGCGGACCAGGCGACCGCTCGGACCGGCTCGGCCACTACGCCGCCCGTTTCGCCCTCGCCGGCGACGAGCCGGTGCTGGTGCCGGCCGTGGCCGACCAGCCGATGCAGGTCATCGACGTACGTGACCTGGCCACTTGGATCGTGACCTGCGCCGAGACCGGGGCGACCGGCACGGTGCACGCGGCGGGTGAGCGTACGACCGTGGGTGAGCTCGTCGCCCTGTCGGCGGAGGTCGCCGGCTTCATGGGCGACCAGGTCCTCGCGAGCGAGGCGTGGTTGCGCGAGCACGACGTCGAGGAGTGGATGGGCCCGCGATCGCTGCCGCTGTGGCTGCCGGCCAGCCATCACGGCATGGGGCTGATGGACGACACCCGCGCGTTGGCGTACGGACTGGAGCGGCGTCCGCTGTCCGAGACCCTTCGCGCGACCCTCGAGGACGAACGCGCGAGAGGTCTCGACCGCGAGCGGCGGGCGGGCCTGAGCCGGCCGGCCGAGCTTGAGCTCATTGCGGAGCTGCGGGCCTGA
- a CDS encoding NAD-dependent succinate-semialdehyde dehydrogenase — MTESREKEVVAAVHPQLFIGGKWRAAEGDKTFAVEDPSNGKILVEVADASVADGTAALDAAVAAQADWAATAPRDRGEILRKAFEIITERADELALLMTLEMGKPIKEAKAEIAYGSEFFRWFSEEAVRISGRYSVAPNGATRLLTLKQPVGPCLMITPWNFPLAMGTRKIGPAIAAGCTMVVKPAALTPLSMLRLADILSEAGLPDGVLNVVTTKSTGKVMEPLIRDPRLRKLTFTGSTEVGRTLVEQSAEGLLRVSMELGGNAPFLVFDDADIDKAVEGAMLAKMRNIGEACTAANRFIVHESVAEEFGAKLTDKMQALSVGRGTEDGVDVGPLVEAKQRDKVAELVDDAVGKGATVLTGGSAPDGEGYYYSPTVLSDVPLEARLAKEEIFGPVAPIFTFTEEADALRMANDTEFGLVAYAFTSDLSRAVRVYEGLETGMVGLNQGIVSNPAAPFGGVKASGFGREGGAEGIEEYLETKYVGIAL, encoded by the coding sequence ATGACTGAGTCACGCGAGAAGGAAGTCGTCGCCGCGGTCCATCCGCAGCTGTTCATCGGCGGCAAGTGGCGTGCCGCCGAGGGTGACAAGACGTTCGCGGTGGAGGACCCCTCGAACGGCAAGATCCTCGTCGAGGTAGCCGATGCGAGCGTCGCCGACGGCACGGCAGCACTCGACGCCGCCGTCGCGGCACAGGCCGACTGGGCGGCGACCGCTCCGCGCGATCGCGGCGAGATCCTCCGCAAGGCGTTCGAGATCATCACCGAGCGCGCCGACGAGCTGGCCCTCCTGATGACGCTCGAGATGGGCAAGCCGATCAAGGAGGCCAAGGCCGAGATCGCGTACGGCTCGGAGTTCTTCCGCTGGTTCTCCGAGGAGGCCGTGCGCATCTCGGGCCGCTACTCGGTTGCCCCCAACGGCGCGACCCGCCTGCTGACGCTCAAGCAGCCGGTCGGCCCGTGCCTCATGATCACGCCGTGGAACTTCCCGCTGGCGATGGGCACGCGCAAGATCGGCCCGGCGATCGCCGCGGGCTGCACCATGGTGGTCAAGCCGGCCGCGCTGACGCCGTTGTCGATGCTGCGCCTCGCCGACATCCTCAGCGAGGCCGGGCTGCCCGACGGAGTGCTCAACGTCGTCACGACCAAGAGCACCGGCAAGGTCATGGAGCCGCTGATCCGTGACCCGCGGCTGCGCAAGCTGACGTTCACCGGCTCGACCGAGGTCGGCCGCACCCTCGTCGAGCAGAGTGCCGAGGGACTGCTGCGGGTATCGATGGAGCTCGGCGGGAACGCGCCGTTCCTGGTGTTCGACGACGCCGACATCGACAAGGCCGTCGAGGGCGCGATGCTCGCCAAGATGCGCAACATCGGTGAAGCCTGCACGGCCGCCAACCGGTTCATCGTGCACGAGTCGGTCGCCGAGGAGTTCGGCGCCAAGCTCACCGACAAGATGCAGGCGCTGTCGGTCGGGCGCGGCACCGAGGACGGCGTCGATGTCGGGCCCTTGGTCGAGGCCAAGCAGCGCGACAAGGTCGCCGAGCTCGTCGACGACGCGGTCGGCAAGGGCGCCACGGTGCTGACCGGCGGCTCCGCACCGGACGGCGAGGGCTACTACTACTCGCCGACCGTGCTCTCGGACGTACCGCTCGAGGCCCGGCTCGCCAAGGAGGAGATCTTCGGCCCGGTCGCCCCGATCTTCACGTTCACCGAGGAGGCCGACGCGTTACGCATGGCCAACGACACCGAGTTCGGCCTCGTCGCGTACGCGTTCACGTCCGACCTCTCGCGTGCCGTGCGGGTCTACGAGGGCCTCGAGACCGGCATGGTCGGCCTCAACCAGGGCATCGTCTCCAACCCGGCGGCTCCGTTCGGCGGGGTCAAGGCGTCAGGCTTCGGTCGCGAGGGTGGCGCGGAGGGCATCGAGGAGTACCTCGAGACCAAGTACGTCGGCATCGCCCTGTGA
- a CDS encoding YbaY family lipoprotein, whose translation MASEHLLTVTGTVFIRERIAVPPGAVATVKLVDTEGEVLAATAIDAPGVPAEFVLTADPTLVAAPDALLIWAMLRTEVGVWGTTDLVPVEGDSTAVMLTKIDE comes from the coding sequence ATGGCCTCCGAACACCTCCTCACCGTCACCGGCACCGTCTTCATCCGCGAACGCATCGCCGTGCCGCCCGGCGCCGTCGCGACGGTCAAGCTCGTCGACACCGAGGGCGAGGTGCTGGCAGCCACCGCGATCGACGCCCCGGGCGTACCGGCGGAGTTCGTCCTCACAGCCGATCCGACCCTGGTCGCCGCTCCCGACGCACTGCTGATCTGGGCCATGCTGCGCACGGAGGTCGGCGTGTGGGGCACGACCGACCTCGTGCCGGTCGAGGGTGACTCCACGGCGGTCATGCTCACCAAGATCGACGAATGA
- a CDS encoding heavy-metal-associated domain-containing protein, translating to MTTSTYTVVGMTCEHCVRSVSEEVGAIPGVQDLSVDLATGALTVTTEAEPVADDAVREAVAEAGYSLS from the coding sequence ATGACCACCAGCACCTACACCGTCGTCGGCATGACCTGCGAGCACTGCGTCCGCTCGGTCAGCGAAGAGGTCGGCGCGATCCCCGGCGTCCAGGACCTCAGCGTCGACCTCGCGACCGGAGCCCTGACCGTCACGACCGAGGCCGAGCCCGTGGCCGACGATGCCGTACGCGAGGCCGTCGCCGAGGCCGGCTAC
- a CDS encoding ABC transporter ATP-binding protein, giving the protein MTDGGGRPGGPAVSHIPDEELGSGPPILGRIARMLRPYRVKMMYVAVAVVTAAALTSVAPFFTKAVFDKALFPSDGSGVDLGLLGWLVGALCLIPVVTAVIGIAQNWLTSTIGNSAMADLRSDLFAHLQKMELAFFTATKTGAIQSRLANDVAGVRTVLTDTATSILQNSVTVIAAFVSMVILSWQLTVLTVIVMPLFVWIQLQVGKRRQRLARKTQESLSEMTAITEEALSVSGILLSKVFNRADSEVERYREANRNQTRLQVEQAMTGRTFFATVQTFFAITPALIYLVSGYMLSGGTALTAGTLVAFTTLQARLQMPLLQLMRVSLDVQTSLALFRRLFEYLDLEPAITERPGAVALKPEDVRGEIEFRDVHFRYPEPRALSGGTTGDRFGESGVRIDRTEPAPEQGWALDGVSLRVAPGQLAAIVGPSGSGKTTMTYLIPRFYDVTTGAVLIDGTDVRDLTMGSVAEAVGMVTQEPYLFHGTIRDNIAYAKPDATADEIEQAARDANIHDRILSFADGYETITGERGYRLSGGEKQRLAIARVLLMDPRILILDEATSALDTETERLVQDALERATHNRTTIAIAHRLSTIHNADVIFGLEEGKLVEQGTHDELLALGGLYSRLYVEQFGSGQIEARFTDGVRFTSGETYCDKPGADDRRADVSF; this is encoded by the coding sequence ATGACGGACGGAGGGGGCCGGCCCGGCGGACCGGCCGTCAGCCACATCCCCGACGAGGAGCTCGGCTCGGGACCACCGATCCTCGGTCGCATCGCGCGGATGCTGCGGCCCTACCGGGTCAAGATGATGTACGTCGCGGTGGCCGTGGTCACCGCGGCGGCGTTGACGTCCGTCGCTCCGTTCTTCACCAAGGCGGTGTTCGACAAGGCGTTGTTCCCGAGCGACGGCAGCGGTGTCGACCTCGGCCTGCTGGGCTGGCTCGTCGGCGCCCTGTGCCTCATCCCGGTCGTGACCGCGGTCATCGGCATCGCCCAGAACTGGCTGACCTCGACGATCGGCAACTCGGCGATGGCCGACCTGCGCAGCGACCTGTTCGCGCACCTGCAGAAGATGGAGCTCGCGTTCTTCACGGCGACCAAGACCGGCGCGATCCAGTCGCGCCTGGCCAACGACGTCGCCGGCGTACGCACGGTGCTGACCGACACCGCGACCTCGATCCTGCAGAACAGCGTCACCGTCATCGCCGCGTTCGTGTCGATGGTGATCCTGTCCTGGCAGCTGACCGTGCTGACGGTGATCGTCATGCCCCTCTTCGTGTGGATCCAGCTGCAGGTCGGCAAGCGGCGCCAGCGGCTCGCTCGCAAGACCCAGGAGTCGCTGTCGGAGATGACGGCGATCACCGAGGAGGCGCTCAGCGTCTCGGGCATCCTGCTGTCCAAGGTGTTCAACCGCGCCGACTCCGAGGTCGAGCGCTATCGCGAGGCCAACCGCAACCAGACCCGGCTCCAGGTCGAGCAGGCCATGACCGGACGGACGTTCTTCGCGACCGTGCAGACGTTCTTCGCGATCACGCCGGCCCTGATCTATCTCGTCTCGGGCTACATGCTCAGCGGCGGCACCGCGTTGACCGCTGGCACGCTCGTCGCGTTCACGACGCTCCAGGCACGCCTCCAGATGCCGTTGCTCCAGCTCATGCGGGTCTCCCTCGACGTGCAGACGTCGCTGGCGCTGTTCCGCCGGCTGTTCGAGTACCTCGACCTCGAGCCGGCGATCACCGAGCGGCCGGGTGCCGTGGCACTCAAGCCCGAGGACGTGCGCGGCGAGATCGAGTTCCGCGACGTGCACTTCCGCTATCCGGAGCCCCGCGCGCTCTCGGGCGGGACGACGGGTGACCGGTTCGGCGAGAGCGGCGTGCGCATCGACCGCACGGAACCGGCACCGGAGCAGGGCTGGGCCCTCGACGGGGTCTCGTTGCGGGTCGCCCCGGGCCAGCTCGCCGCGATCGTCGGTCCGTCGGGCTCCGGCAAGACCACCATGACGTACCTGATCCCGCGGTTCTACGACGTCACCACCGGCGCGGTCCTGATCGACGGCACCGACGTGCGCGACCTCACGATGGGCTCGGTCGCCGAGGCGGTGGGCATGGTCACCCAGGAGCCCTACCTCTTCCACGGCACGATCCGCGACAACATCGCGTACGCCAAGCCCGACGCCACCGCCGACGAGATCGAGCAGGCCGCCCGCGATGCCAACATCCACGACCGGATCCTGTCGTTCGCCGACGGTTACGAGACCATCACCGGCGAGCGCGGCTACCGGCTCAGCGGCGGCGAGAAGCAGCGGCTCGCGATCGCCCGCGTCCTGCTGATGGACCCGCGGATCCTGATCCTCGACGAGGCGACGTCGGCGCTCGACACCGAGACCGAGCGACTCGTGCAGGACGCGCTGGAGCGGGCGACCCACAACCGTACGACGATCGCGATCGCGCACCGGCTCTCCACGATCCACAACGCCGACGTCATCTTCGGGCTCGAGGAGGGCAAGCTCGTCGAGCAGGGCACCCACGACGAGCTGCTCGCGCTGGGCGGGCTCTACTCGCGCCTGTACGTCGAGCAGTTCGGCTCGGGCCAGATCGAGGCGCGGTTCACCGACGGCGTGCGGTTCACCAGCGGCGAGACCTACTGCGACAAGCCCGGCGCCGACGACCGCCGCGCCGACGTGTCGTTCTAG
- a CDS encoding DUF3558 domain-containing protein: MRLRAAMLAGVAGLTLAACSGGSDGKAADPEPSASATAQPTVDPKEPACSFLTAGERRKLAGTPVDTVVATNGTAVSSQCRWQASTALIQVTTLPAQEWAKTLPDVVKQLESSGDVKTATDKKELARAKKLLSGASSFTNEQACDAFTTLAAIGGAAKGATTTIALVPISSAESGISAQMCTSGEMTSLIFSVPNLKKTKAVEAAVTSALASAQKRALAAR, translated from the coding sequence GTGAGGCTGCGTGCGGCGATGCTCGCGGGGGTCGCCGGCCTGACTCTTGCAGCGTGCAGCGGCGGGAGCGACGGCAAGGCCGCCGATCCCGAGCCCTCCGCGTCCGCGACGGCGCAGCCGACGGTCGACCCGAAGGAGCCGGCGTGCTCGTTCCTGACCGCCGGTGAGCGCCGGAAGCTCGCGGGTACGCCCGTCGACACCGTGGTGGCGACGAACGGCACGGCCGTCAGCAGCCAGTGCCGCTGGCAGGCCAGCACCGCGCTGATCCAGGTCACGACGCTGCCCGCGCAGGAGTGGGCCAAGACGCTGCCCGATGTCGTCAAGCAGCTCGAGTCGTCAGGTGACGTCAAGACGGCGACGGACAAGAAGGAGCTCGCCCGCGCCAAGAAGCTGTTGTCCGGCGCCTCGTCGTTCACCAACGAGCAGGCCTGTGACGCGTTCACGACGCTGGCCGCGATCGGCGGCGCCGCCAAGGGCGCCACGACGACGATCGCGCTCGTCCCGATCAGCTCGGCTGAGTCGGGGATCTCCGCCCAGATGTGCACCTCCGGCGAGATGACGTCGCTGATCTTCTCGGTGCCGAACCTCAAGAAGACCAAGGCGGTCGAGGCGGCCGTGACCTCCGCGCTGGCATCTGCCCAAAAGCGAGCCCTCGCCGCACGGTGA
- a CDS encoding MerR family transcriptional regulator — translation MDDMLQIGQLAEYVGVTTRTVRFYHQRGLLPEPERNASGYRSYGADAVLRLTRIVTLASAGVPLSRIQDLLEASDETFAAELVEIDADLRDRIRRLQDDRARLADLRAGDGLVLPDVLARLIEHLRSAGVEKAAADHYRDVWILIHALYADKLERWLKESVAMFEDPGYRQNLVRTFEVAHLPPDAPEVAQLASDTVDWIIANRDTQDSTWLLQSSLDDPLANELLQTQWANHPAWLKLGELVAAGLRERGIEVPGQA, via the coding sequence ATGGACGACATGCTCCAGATCGGCCAGCTCGCTGAGTACGTCGGCGTCACGACCCGGACGGTGCGCTTCTACCACCAGCGCGGGCTGCTGCCCGAACCTGAGCGCAACGCGTCGGGCTATCGCTCGTACGGCGCCGACGCGGTGCTCCGGCTCACCCGCATCGTGACGTTGGCGTCCGCGGGCGTGCCGCTGTCGCGCATCCAGGACCTGCTCGAGGCCTCTGACGAGACCTTCGCCGCCGAGCTCGTCGAGATCGACGCGGACCTTCGCGACCGCATCCGCCGGCTGCAGGACGACCGGGCGCGGCTCGCGGACCTGCGCGCCGGCGACGGGCTGGTGCTGCCCGACGTCCTCGCCCGGCTCATCGAGCACCTGAGGTCGGCGGGCGTCGAGAAGGCGGCGGCCGATCACTACCGCGACGTCTGGATCCTCATCCATGCGCTGTACGCCGACAAGCTCGAACGCTGGTTGAAGGAGTCGGTCGCCATGTTCGAGGACCCGGGCTATCGGCAGAACCTCGTGCGTACGTTCGAGGTCGCGCACCTGCCGCCGGACGCTCCCGAGGTCGCGCAGCTCGCGTCGGACACCGTCGACTGGATCATCGCGAACCGCGACACCCAGGACAGCACGTGGCTGCTGCAGAGCAGCCTCGACGACCCGTTGGCCAACGAGCTGCTGCAGACCCAGTGGGCCAACCACCCCGCGTGGCTCAAGCTCGGCGAGCTGGTCGCCGCCGGCTTGCGTGAGCGCGGCATCGAGGTGCCCGGCCAGGCCTGA
- a CDS encoding ZIP family metal transporter: MPIWLQAGLWGTFAGGALVVGAALAWNLRIPRLVVASVMAFGSGVLISALAFDLVDEAESTGGLTPTVLGFLGGAVVYVLANVALARRGARHRKRSEDQQPSEADQQGSGAAIAIGALLDGIPESIVLGLSLLGGNGVGVPVLVAIFISNLPEGLSSAAGMKRSGRSATYVFGVWGGIAVASGLAGLLGCLLLQDASPVTIAAITAVAAGAILAMIADTMIPEAFERTHIYTGLIATIGFMVSFAVERAG; this comes from the coding sequence GTGCCGATCTGGTTGCAGGCCGGACTCTGGGGGACGTTCGCCGGCGGCGCCCTCGTCGTCGGCGCTGCCCTGGCGTGGAACCTGCGCATCCCGCGCCTCGTGGTGGCCAGCGTCATGGCGTTCGGCTCCGGCGTCCTGATCTCAGCCCTGGCCTTCGACCTCGTCGACGAGGCGGAGTCGACTGGCGGCCTGACCCCGACCGTGCTCGGCTTCCTGGGCGGCGCCGTCGTCTACGTCCTCGCCAATGTCGCGCTGGCTCGTCGAGGTGCGCGCCACCGCAAGCGTTCCGAGGACCAGCAACCCTCCGAGGCGGACCAGCAGGGCAGCGGCGCGGCCATCGCGATCGGCGCGCTGCTCGACGGCATACCCGAGTCGATCGTGCTGGGGCTGTCGCTCCTCGGTGGCAACGGCGTGGGCGTGCCGGTGCTGGTCGCGATCTTCATCTCCAACCTCCCGGAGGGCCTGTCCAGCGCGGCCGGCATGAAGCGCAGCGGCCGGAGCGCCACGTACGTCTTCGGTGTCTGGGGCGGGATCGCGGTGGCCAGTGGGCTCGCGGGTCTGCTGGGGTGCCTGCTGCTGCAGGACGCGAGTCCGGTCACGATCGCCGCGATCACGGCGGTGGCGGCCGGCGCGATCCTCGCGATGATCGCCGACACGATGATCCCGGAGGCCTTCGAACGTACGCACATCTACACGGGGCTCATCGCGACGATCGGATTCATGGTCTCGTTCGCCGTCGAGCGCGCCGGCTGA